In one Lolium rigidum isolate FL_2022 chromosome 3, APGP_CSIRO_Lrig_0.1, whole genome shotgun sequence genomic region, the following are encoded:
- the LOC124702454 gene encoding uncharacterized protein LOC124702454 isoform X1 has product MFAVDNLELKAQREHKEAEDAPSHEVSIWKVEEEFREYIAAYVDMLHQVNEMEDCLECDYSSPLDLFDKLKPDFKSKHGIDSAAHDYVWTMLNILSRKMSVKHWQRRNEQMFQFFCGLFDFKPYLQHSSYDDSMVEHVKNLEGYPGLADFLRVSALEEFCEILLLWEPQFHPMIRKGHEHVLREILHHSTYLENITYLQPLQPAIGDFPVHLVTYARNYIDNMNKTYHVAKEQARLHEKFDAHLASGALDQHIYKDDALNAVLDDNLLPTQFSVLDHDLIKLSFERRAKFMDMQYQLNSYYKCVQDAINDEQLRVGLQSLIVELDDKGFFCIADDATDSDNESHFSELVAAFKKQVFTSFQLPDYYVIRGIMDYRAMSLMISSCCSWLDTFEEVVGDAYRRWMLKSHLFWMDTRYYKHHYYDVIQQPFEKIWKKDHKKKDMEEGITDSTME; this is encoded by the exons ATGTTTGCCGTCGACAATTTAGAGCTCAAGGCGCAGCGGGAGCACAAGGAGGCGGAAGACGCACCATCGCATGAAGTCTCGATTTGGAAG GTTGAAGAAGAGTTTAGGGAATATATTGCAGCTTATGTTGACATGTTGCATCAAGTGAATGAAATGGAGGACTGCCTGGAG TGTGATTATTCTTCTCCGTTGGATCTCTTTGATAAATTAAAACCTGATTTTAAATCCAAACATGGTATTGATAGCGCCGCTCATGATTACGTCTGGACCATGTTAAATATTTTGTCG CGGAAAATGTCTGTAAAGCATTGGCAGAGACGGAATGAACaaatgtttcaatttttttgtggACTCTTCGATTTTAAACCTTATCTTCAG CATTCAAGTTATGACGACAGTATGGTGGAACATGTGAAAAATTTAGAGGGATATCCTGGTCTTGCTGATTTTCTTAGGGTATCTGCTCTTGAG GAGTTCTGTGAAATTTTGCTGTTGTGGGAGCCTCAATTCCATCCTATGATCCGTAAG GGCCACGAACATGTGCTTAGGGAAATACTTCATCATTCGACTTATCTGGAAAACATAACTTATCTGCAG CCATTGCAACCAGCTATAGGAGATTTTCCGGTGCATTTGGTAACTTACGCAAGAAATTATATTGACAACATGAACAAAACG TATCATGTTgcaaaagaacaagcaagattgcATGAAAAGTTTGATGCACATTTGGCTTCAGGTGCGTTAGATCAGCATATCTACAAG GATGATGCACTGAATGCTGTTCTTGATGATAATCTCTTACCCACACAATTTTCAGTTCTGGATCATGATCTCATTAAGTTGTCTTTTGAG CGAAGAGCTAAATTTATGGACATGCAATATCAACTAAATTCATATTACAAATGTGTTCAAGATGCTATTAATGACGAGCAG CTGAGAGTTGGACTTCAAAGTTTGATTGTTGAGCTGGACGATAAAGGTTTTTTTTGCATTGCCGATGATGCTACCGATTCG GACAATGAATCTCACTTTTCAGAACTTGTGGCTGCATTCAAGAAGCAAGTTTTCACATCGTTTCAGCTTCCAGACTATTATGTTATTCGTGGAATTATG GATTATCGAGCAATGTCACTTATGATTAGCTCATGCTGCTCATGGCTCGATACTTTTGAAGAG GTTGTCGGTGATGCTTATCGTAGGTGGATGCTTAAAAGTCACCTG TTTTGGATGGACACAAGATACTATAAGCACCACTACTATGATGTCATTCAACAACCATTCGAAAAG ATATGGAAGAAGGATCATAAAAAAAAAGACATGGAAGAAGGAATAACAGATTCAACCATGGAGTAG
- the LOC124702454 gene encoding uncharacterized protein LOC124702454 isoform X2 has translation MFAVDNLELKAQREHKEAEDAPSHEVSIWKVEEEFREYIAAYVDMLHQVNEMEDCLERKMSVKHWQRRNEQMFQFFCGLFDFKPYLQHSSYDDSMVEHVKNLEGYPGLADFLRVSALEEFCEILLLWEPQFHPMIRKGHEHVLREILHHSTYLENITYLQPLQPAIGDFPVHLVTYARNYIDNMNKTYHVAKEQARLHEKFDAHLASGALDQHIYKDDALNAVLDDNLLPTQFSVLDHDLIKLSFERRAKFMDMQYQLNSYYKCVQDAINDEQLRVGLQSLIVELDDKGFFCIADDATDSDNESHFSELVAAFKKQVFTSFQLPDYYVIRGIMDYRAMSLMISSCCSWLDTFEEVVGDAYRRWMLKSHLFWMDTRYYKHHYYDVIQQPFEKIWKKDHKKKDMEEGITDSTME, from the exons ATGTTTGCCGTCGACAATTTAGAGCTCAAGGCGCAGCGGGAGCACAAGGAGGCGGAAGACGCACCATCGCATGAAGTCTCGATTTGGAAG GTTGAAGAAGAGTTTAGGGAATATATTGCAGCTTATGTTGACATGTTGCATCAAGTGAATGAAATGGAGGACTGCCTGGAG CGGAAAATGTCTGTAAAGCATTGGCAGAGACGGAATGAACaaatgtttcaatttttttgtggACTCTTCGATTTTAAACCTTATCTTCAG CATTCAAGTTATGACGACAGTATGGTGGAACATGTGAAAAATTTAGAGGGATATCCTGGTCTTGCTGATTTTCTTAGGGTATCTGCTCTTGAG GAGTTCTGTGAAATTTTGCTGTTGTGGGAGCCTCAATTCCATCCTATGATCCGTAAG GGCCACGAACATGTGCTTAGGGAAATACTTCATCATTCGACTTATCTGGAAAACATAACTTATCTGCAG CCATTGCAACCAGCTATAGGAGATTTTCCGGTGCATTTGGTAACTTACGCAAGAAATTATATTGACAACATGAACAAAACG TATCATGTTgcaaaagaacaagcaagattgcATGAAAAGTTTGATGCACATTTGGCTTCAGGTGCGTTAGATCAGCATATCTACAAG GATGATGCACTGAATGCTGTTCTTGATGATAATCTCTTACCCACACAATTTTCAGTTCTGGATCATGATCTCATTAAGTTGTCTTTTGAG CGAAGAGCTAAATTTATGGACATGCAATATCAACTAAATTCATATTACAAATGTGTTCAAGATGCTATTAATGACGAGCAG CTGAGAGTTGGACTTCAAAGTTTGATTGTTGAGCTGGACGATAAAGGTTTTTTTTGCATTGCCGATGATGCTACCGATTCG GACAATGAATCTCACTTTTCAGAACTTGTGGCTGCATTCAAGAAGCAAGTTTTCACATCGTTTCAGCTTCCAGACTATTATGTTATTCGTGGAATTATG GATTATCGAGCAATGTCACTTATGATTAGCTCATGCTGCTCATGGCTCGATACTTTTGAAGAG GTTGTCGGTGATGCTTATCGTAGGTGGATGCTTAAAAGTCACCTG TTTTGGATGGACACAAGATACTATAAGCACCACTACTATGATGTCATTCAACAACCATTCGAAAAG ATATGGAAGAAGGATCATAAAAAAAAAGACATGGAAGAAGGAATAACAGATTCAACCATGGAGTAG